A single region of the Hylaeus volcanicus isolate JK05 chromosome 5, UHH_iyHylVolc1.0_haploid, whole genome shotgun sequence genome encodes:
- the LOC128876663 gene encoding pre-mRNA-splicing factor CWC25 homolog: MGGGDLNLKKSWHPSTMKNIEKVWKAEQQQNQEKRKIAELKKEIEMEKDREDMKKYAEDQGVIEKKDDKKLDWMYKGPNQLVNREEYLLGRPIDKSFEQMVQAEKDPEVNHMPRNHVEHECIPPSLRFFSGNEQVDLARKMQEDPLYAIKKKEMETRNQLLKNPVKLKQLRQLLEQQSKKDKIEKKQKKKKKHKQNVDSDDETQLDRLLAAKYKQLKNRINDKDLMKSMKKVKHKRQKMSKNESDTFSSESESSSNESSKDESIGKYKQKKVNKSKNNSIQTKKHKEKYTKKDKMEDRRQDIHEKHVRNHSSSRERSDSSIRKKRSRLHEKDVDRTKDKSSYSRTPRDRENNSHKGRHYNRNSVEGVHASNRLVHKETHFKREVKSKSKDEWIPKKKHLTEEEKERRRQEMIANATWRDKEREKNVKKYSEEEKKEIDSGKEYNQDFVRKHLAAAAEVGTIASRIKSNMNNIQRSGRAMDTNFAKR, translated from the exons ATGGGTGGAGGAGACTTG aaTTTGAAGAAATCATGGCATCCGTCtaccatgaaaaatattgagaaagtTTGGAAGGCAGAGCAACAACAGAAccaagaaaagagaaagatagctgaattgaagaaagaaatagaaatggaaaaggaTAGGGAGGATATGAAAAAGTATGCGGAAGACCAAGGCGTAATAGAGAAGAAAGATGATAAAAAATTGGATTGGATGTACAAAGGACCGAATCAGTTAGTCAATAGAGAAGAGTATTTACTTGGACGACCGATTGATAAATCTTTTGAACAAATGGTACAAGCAGAGAAGGATCCTGAAGTGAATCATATGCCTAGAAATCATGTTGAACATG aATGTATTCCACCTTCACTACGTTTTTTTTCTGGTAATGAACAAGTTGACCTGGCAAGAAAAATGCAGGAAGATCCTTTGtatgctataaaaaaaaaggaaatggaaacAAGAAATCAGTTGCTGAAAAATCCTGTCAAATTAAAGCAATTGAGACAGTTG TTGGAGCAACAATCGAAAAAggacaaaattgaaaagaaacaaaaaaagaagaaaaagcatAAACAGAATGTAGACAGCGATGACGAGACACAATTGGACCGGTTATTAGCTGCTAAATACAAACAGTTAAAGAATAGAATTAATGACAAGGACTTAATGAAGTCTATGAAGAAGGTTAAACATAAACGacaaaaaatgtcgaaaaacGAAAGTGATACTTTTAGTAGTGAATCTGAAAGCAGCAGCAACGAAAGTTCAAAGGATGAAAGTAtaggaaaatataaacaaaaaaaggtaaacaaaagtaaaaataatagcatacaaactaaaaaacataaagagaaatatacaaaaaaggATAAGATGGAAGATAGGAGACAAGACATACATGAAAAACATGTCCGAAATCATAGTTCGAGTAGAGAAAGAAGTGACAGTTCTATTCGTAAAAAGAGGAGTAGATTACATGAGAAAGATGTAGATAGAACTAAAGACAAAAGCTCTTACTCGAGAACTCCTCGAgatagagaaaataattctcacAAAGGTAGacattataatagaaatagcGTCGAGGGTGTACATGCCTCAAACAGATTAGTTCATAAGGAAACTCATTTTAAACGTGAAGTTAAAAGCAAAAGTAAGGACGAGTGGATTcctaaaaagaaacatctcaCGGAAGAAGAGAAGGAGAGACGCAGGCAAGAGATGATAGCAAACGCAACGTGGAGAGATAAAGAACGAGAAAAGAATGTGAAAAAGTAtagcgaagaagaaaaaaaagaaatagatagCGGCAAAGAATATAATCAAGATTTCGTTAGAAAGCACTTGGCAGCTGCTGCAGAAGTAGGCACTATCGCATCTAGAATTAAATCCAATATGAATAACATACAGCGGTCTGGACGAGCGATGGACACAAATTTTGCTAAACGGTGA